ATTATCGCCACCAAATTTTGACAGCGACCACAAACTGAGAGTAACTTGACCGCTGTTAGAACGGCTGGGATCGGTCATCATAAAATCAAAGCTTCCCCAATCTTTTTGACCGCCAATTGCTTGCCAATTAGAAGCTTGCATAGCTTGTTCTACCCTTTGCCAAGAAAAGCGACCATTGGGGAAAAGAACTTTACCTCGTTCTAACCAAGCAACACCAACTAAAAGTGTTTTAGCAATTGGTTGTGGTGATTCTATAAATGGCTCTTTGTTATTTTGTGTTGTGTAGCGTTGGCGCAATTCATCTAAAAATTCAGCCGAAGCAGGTATCAAAATAGTTGGCTTTGGTTCAGTTTTTTGGTCAATGTAGTTATTAACAATATCTTGAGAACCTTGAAATTTTAACTCTATTTTGATGTTAGGATTATTTTGTTCAAACTTAGTTGCTAGTTCTTGCAACGGAGCTTGTAATTCTGTCCCGCTAACGATCGCAACTGTTTGTTCTAGTCCTGGTAAGGGAGCATAGGCTAAACCGAGTGCTGCTAGAGCGATCGCAATTGAAGTTATTGCCTGTTTCCGACGAAGCAATGAAGTTTTTTTGATAGTCATAAATGTGTTTCTCACTTCAGTTGTATATCAAGTACAAAAAAATTTACTTCTCTAACTATTGACCCACTAAAATTTCCACATTCTCCTGGTAACTATTAAGCTCAGCACTTAAAGAACGTAACTCATTAACTTCCTCAAATTTACTCAAATCGGAAGTCCGCAGCTTATTTTGTAAATGCTGCAATATACCTGCAGTCTCTTGAATTAAAGTGTA
This genomic interval from Scytonema hofmannii PCC 7110 contains the following:
- a CDS encoding substrate-binding domain-containing protein, with amino-acid sequence MTIKKTSLLRRKQAITSIAIALAALGLAYAPLPGLEQTVAIVSGTELQAPLQELATKFEQNNPNIKIELKFQGSQDIVNNYIDQKTEPKPTILIPASAEFLDELRQRYTTQNNKEPFIESPQPIAKTLLVGVAWLERGKVLFPNGRFSWQRVEQAMQASNWQAIGGQKDWGSFDFMMTDPSRSNSGQVTLSLWSLSKFGGDNPNNANFSNPTVSSLFGTIKRSVYQPPRSTDILLQEFITRGPNDADVATVYESLALSRWQQSSKNQGKPYQIYYLDPTIETIATAAILRQDVDAATASAAKSFISYIREPEQQKVFVQHGFRPAINGVNLQGVANSPWNQNVPGVEVNPSVKAVPVPKAQVQAEIQRIWQRAN